From Deltaproteobacteria bacterium, one genomic window encodes:
- a CDS encoding VOC family protein: MFSHIMIGANDIAASKRFYDAVLGALGIGPGMQDDKGRVFYITPTGIFAITKPIDGGKATAANGATIGFAADSPEKAKAWHAAGVANGGTSIEDPPGVRTGGMGSMFLAYLRDPAGNKICALHRMAR, from the coding sequence ATGTTCAGCCACATCATGATCGGCGCCAACGACATCGCGGCGTCGAAGCGGTTCTACGACGCCGTGCTCGGAGCGCTCGGCATCGGCCCGGGCATGCAGGACGACAAGGGCCGCGTCTTCTACATCACGCCGACGGGCATCTTCGCGATCACCAAGCCGATCGACGGTGGCAAGGCCACGGCGGCAAACGGCGCGACCATCGGGTTCGCGGCCGACTCACCCGAGAAGGCCAAGGCCTGGCACGCGGCCGGCGTGGCGAACGGCGGAACCAGCATCGAGGACCCGCCGGGCGTGCGCACCGGCGGAATGGGTTCGATGTTCCTGGCCTACCTGCGCGATCCGGCCGGCAACAAGATCTGCGCGCTGCACCGCATGGCGCGCTGA
- a CDS encoding ATP-binding protein: protein MTAVPRFFQDPGGSFFLFGPRGTGKSTWLRGAFEAALWLDLLEPDLERELSSRPERLRQMVDAAEPGAVVVIDEVQRAPEVLTVVHQLIEQRRPRRRFVLTGSSARKLKRTGVDLLGGRALRRSLHPFMAAELGSKFDLRRALIEGLVPGIWAADSPARTLQAYVALYVREEVKTEGLVRQLGAFSRFLEALAFSHASALNLSSVARECQVSRTTAEGYLGVVEDLLLAYRVPVFTRRAKRILSQHPKLYWFDTGVFRSLRPAGPLDRPEEIEGAALEGLVAQHLRAWIDYGETDVTLHFWRTKSGNEVDFVLYGRDGFWALEVKNTSSVRPEDLRGLRAFAEDYPGAKRALLYRGARRLEVEGVACIPCDEFLRELRPGRDLLTSA, encoded by the coding sequence ATGACGGCAGTCCCGAGATTCTTCCAGGATCCGGGCGGGAGCTTCTTCCTGTTCGGACCGCGCGGCACGGGGAAGTCGACCTGGCTGCGCGGCGCGTTCGAGGCGGCTCTCTGGCTCGACCTGCTCGAGCCGGACCTCGAGCGCGAGCTTTCGTCGCGGCCCGAGAGGCTGCGGCAGATGGTGGATGCAGCGGAGCCCGGCGCCGTGGTCGTCATCGACGAGGTTCAGCGCGCGCCGGAGGTGCTCACCGTCGTCCATCAGCTGATCGAGCAGCGTCGGCCGCGGCGGCGCTTCGTGCTGACCGGCTCGAGTGCGCGCAAGCTGAAGCGTACCGGGGTGGACCTGCTCGGTGGCCGGGCGCTGCGGCGCTCGCTGCACCCATTCATGGCGGCAGAGCTCGGCTCGAAGTTCGACTTGCGGCGCGCGCTCATCGAGGGCCTCGTGCCGGGGATCTGGGCCGCCGACTCACCCGCACGCACGCTTCAGGCCTACGTGGCGCTCTACGTCCGCGAGGAGGTGAAGACGGAGGGCCTGGTCCGACAGCTCGGCGCCTTCAGTCGCTTTCTCGAAGCGCTCGCCTTCTCACATGCGAGCGCTCTGAATCTCTCGAGCGTCGCGCGCGAGTGTCAGGTGAGTCGAACTACGGCCGAGGGCTATCTCGGGGTGGTCGAGGATCTGCTGCTCGCCTACCGCGTTCCCGTTTTCACCCGACGCGCGAAGCGGATCCTGAGCCAGCATCCGAAGCTGTACTGGTTCGACACCGGAGTGTTTCGCTCGCTGCGCCCGGCCGGTCCGCTCGATCGTCCCGAAGAGATCGAGGGCGCCGCACTCGAAGGACTGGTCGCTCAGCATCTGCGCGCCTGGATCGACTACGGCGAGACGGACGTCACCCTCCATTTCTGGCGTACGAAGTCAGGCAACGAGGTCGACTTCGTGCTCTACGGAAGGGACGGCTTCTGGGCGCTCGAAGTCAAGAACACGAGCTCCGTCCGGCCCGAGGACTTGCGCGGCCTGCGCGCCTTCGCGGAGGACTACCCGGGGGCGAAGCGCGCGCTCCTCTATCGCGGCGCACGGCGACTCGAGGTCGAAGGCGTGGCGTGCATTCCCTGCGACGAGTTTCTGCGCGAGCTTCGCCCTGGAAGAGACCTGCTCACTTCCGCATGA
- a CDS encoding flavin reductase family protein, which produces MDEAAKKTALRMIPYGIYVLTARGGDGSVAAATVNWVTQTSFKPPLVAVAVKADSGAHGIVKSSRAFALNVLGKGQQKLAFAFFKPASVEGDTISGEKFRAGSTGAPLLDSAAAFVECRVVNAVEGGDHTVFVAEVVEAGVAKAPSGRADDATLWMKELGDTVFYGG; this is translated from the coding sequence ATGGACGAGGCTGCGAAGAAGACGGCGCTCAGGATGATCCCGTACGGAATCTACGTGCTCACCGCGCGCGGCGGCGACGGCTCGGTCGCGGCCGCGACGGTGAACTGGGTGACGCAGACCTCCTTCAAGCCGCCGCTGGTCGCGGTGGCGGTGAAGGCCGACTCGGGCGCTCACGGGATCGTGAAGTCGAGCCGGGCCTTCGCGCTGAACGTGCTGGGCAAGGGCCAGCAGAAGCTCGCGTTCGCCTTCTTCAAGCCGGCCAGCGTCGAGGGCGACACGATCTCGGGCGAGAAGTTCCGGGCCGGCTCGACCGGCGCGCCGCTGCTCGACAGCGCCGCGGCCTTCGTCGAGTGTCGCGTGGTGAACGCGGTCGAGGGCGGCGACCACACGGTCTTCGTCGCCGAGGTGGTCGAGGCCGGCGTCGCCAAGGCGCCGAGCGGCCGCGCCGACGACGCGACGCTCTGGATGAAGGAGCTCGGCGACACCGTCTTCTACGGCGGCTGA
- a CDS encoding cytochrome P450, with protein sequence MAATSDPQGLTLDSLDVISPEHYERNGYPHAEWAYLRKHAPVYWFDRGNCDPFWAITKHADIVEIGKNPADFIIAPRLAVFTRDMPEDVAPLRHLLSMDPPEHRDYRAVTAKQFTPRMTQQWEAKVRRITREVLDDAAEKGDCDFVQDVAAPITIAVIAEMLGVPGDDWRLLFRWTNETIAPEDPEFQRGRTTDETLQSARTELFQYFHALSEERRKRPRQDIVSVVGAARVNGQPMGTFELLSYYLLLVVAGNETTRNAMTGGMLAFDENPDQWRALVANAALLDPAVEEIVRWVTPVIQFTRQATRDCTIRGTKIAKGDSVCLFYPSGNRDEEIFADPFRFRIDRSPNDHVGFGRGEHVCLGAHLARLELRTVFEQLRERLDSFERTGPAERVRSSFVGGIKRAPIRWTLRNAAD encoded by the coding sequence ATGGCCGCGACCTCCGACCCGCAGGGCCTGACCCTCGACAGCCTCGACGTGATCTCGCCAGAGCACTACGAGCGGAACGGCTACCCGCACGCGGAGTGGGCGTACCTGCGCAAACACGCGCCGGTGTACTGGTTCGACCGAGGGAATTGCGACCCGTTCTGGGCCATCACCAAGCACGCCGACATCGTCGAGATCGGCAAGAACCCGGCGGATTTCATCATCGCGCCGCGGCTTGCGGTCTTCACGCGAGACATGCCCGAGGACGTGGCGCCGCTCCGACACCTGCTCTCGATGGACCCGCCGGAGCACCGCGACTACCGGGCCGTGACTGCGAAACAGTTCACTCCGCGCATGACGCAGCAGTGGGAGGCGAAGGTCCGGCGAATCACCCGCGAGGTGCTCGACGATGCCGCCGAGAAGGGAGACTGCGACTTCGTGCAGGACGTCGCGGCGCCGATCACGATCGCGGTGATCGCCGAGATGCTCGGCGTGCCCGGCGACGACTGGCGGCTGCTGTTCCGCTGGACCAACGAGACGATCGCGCCCGAGGACCCCGAGTTCCAGCGCGGCCGCACGACCGACGAGACGCTCCAGTCGGCGCGAACCGAGCTGTTCCAGTACTTCCACGCTCTCTCCGAGGAGCGCCGAAAGCGGCCGCGTCAGGACATCGTCTCCGTCGTGGGGGCGGCCCGCGTGAACGGTCAGCCGATGGGCACGTTCGAGCTGCTCTCCTACTACCTGCTGCTTGTGGTGGCGGGAAACGAGACCACGCGGAACGCGATGACCGGTGGCATGCTCGCCTTCGACGAGAACCCGGATCAGTGGCGCGCGCTGGTCGCGAATGCCGCGCTTCTCGACCCCGCGGTCGAGGAGATCGTGCGCTGGGTGACGCCGGTGATCCAGTTCACGCGCCAGGCCACCCGCGACTGCACGATTCGCGGCACGAAGATCGCGAAGGGCGACTCCGTCTGCCTGTTCTACCCGTCGGGAAATCGCGACGAGGAGATCTTCGCGGACCCGTTCCGGTTCCGGATCGACCGCTCGCCGAACGATCACGTCGGCTTCGGCCGCGGCGAGCACGTCTGCCTGGGCGCGCATCTGGCGCGGCTGGAGCTGCGCACGGTCTTCGAGCAGCTCCGCGAGCGGCTCGACTCGTTCGAGCGAACCGGCCCCGCGGAGCGCGTGCGCTCCTCGTTCGTCGGCGGCATCAAGCGCGCGCCGATCCGCTGGACGCTGCGAAACGCTGCGGACTGA
- a CDS encoding TetR/AcrR family transcriptional regulator: MGSVRHRTKAKARPPGRPRLFDEDAALERALELFWERGLAATSLDDLAAAMGMRRPSLANAFGDKQALYRLALARFAERARAGAAAAFAEPELAAALERFYLAALDLYCAREPAAGCMVVCTAPAAALVHPEVRADLLAVVRDLDAALARRFAQAEDAEPAISAKLAQAVLHTLAIRARAGESKASLRRLARAAANRLGSKGS, translated from the coding sequence ATGGGTTCTGTACGACATCGCACAAAAGCTAAAGCTCGGCCGCCGGGCCGGCCGCGCCTCTTCGACGAGGACGCGGCGCTCGAGCGCGCGCTCGAGCTGTTCTGGGAGCGCGGGCTGGCCGCGACCTCGCTGGACGACCTCGCGGCGGCGATGGGCATGCGCCGCCCCAGCCTGGCCAACGCGTTCGGCGACAAGCAGGCGCTCTACCGCCTCGCGCTGGCGCGCTTCGCCGAGCGCGCGCGCGCCGGAGCGGCGGCGGCGTTCGCCGAGCCCGAGCTCGCGGCCGCGCTCGAGCGTTTCTACCTCGCGGCGCTCGATCTGTACTGTGCGCGCGAGCCCGCCGCCGGCTGCATGGTGGTCTGCACCGCGCCCGCCGCGGCGCTGGTCCACCCCGAGGTTCGCGCCGACCTGCTCGCGGTCGTGCGCGACCTCGACGCGGCGCTGGCGCGGCGCTTCGCGCAGGCCGAAGACGCGGAGCCGGCGATCTCCGCGAAGCTCGCCCAGGCGGTGCTTCACACGCTGGCGATCCGCGCCCGCGCGGGCGAATCAAAAGCGTCGCTGCGCCGGCTCGCGCGCGCGGCCGCGAATCGCCTCGGCTCGAAAGGAAGCTAG
- a CDS encoding TetR/AcrR family transcriptional regulator, with product MGRTSDARERLIEEASRLFHQRSYEGVGVQELCDAAEINKGSFYHFFKSKDELAAAVIDAYWVAIRDELLTPALARDLTPLARIERFFDQLTREQRAGRRDLGATPGCPLANLAGELCNHEPKLRRKLAKIFDGMRDALEATLRDAIAAGELPRGTDAARGAEALVALAEGACLLSATHDDPALVGRVGRMALALIGSRTD from the coding sequence ATGGGCCGGACCAGCGACGCGCGCGAACGCCTGATCGAGGAAGCGAGCCGGCTCTTCCACCAGCGCAGCTACGAGGGCGTGGGCGTACAGGAGCTCTGCGACGCGGCCGAGATCAACAAGGGCAGCTTCTACCACTTCTTCAAGTCCAAGGACGAGCTCGCGGCGGCGGTGATCGACGCGTACTGGGTCGCGATCCGGGACGAGCTCCTGACGCCCGCCCTGGCCCGCGACCTGACGCCGCTCGCCCGCATCGAGCGCTTCTTCGACCAGCTGACGCGCGAGCAGCGCGCGGGTCGTCGGGACCTGGGTGCGACCCCCGGCTGCCCGCTCGCGAACCTGGCCGGCGAGCTCTGCAACCACGAGCCCAAGCTGCGCAGGAAGCTCGCGAAGATCTTCGACGGCATGCGCGATGCGCTCGAGGCGACCCTGCGCGACGCGATCGCCGCCGGCGAGCTGCCGCGCGGCACCGACGCTGCGCGCGGTGCCGAGGCGCTGGTGGCGCTCGCCGAGGGGGCCTGTCTGCTGTCGGCCACGCACGACGACCCGGCCCTGGTCGGCCGTGTCGGGCGGATGGCGCTCGCGCTGATCGGCTCGCGAACCGACTGA
- a CDS encoding 4-hydroxyphenylacetate 3-hydroxylase yields MPLKTPAEYVESLRDGRVLYWDGERIDDVAKSERFRVPLAVASRDYEYDDPQRRELMTYRTEEGELAHRVYQIPRTEEDLRKRLELATTMSMVGGVTGVFMALQAVKDEIAAVNPQYAENIENIWRYARANDLRAAEVITDAKGDRSRKANQQDDPDLYLRIVDRSAKGITVRGAKLHISAAALVHELVVMPTKSMREAEADYAVSFSCPANAPGVKIINRSFAPAKLNEFDYPASAHHSMPEGFVIFDDVFVPWERVFLAGEHRMAGVFARSLGLWERTLGLLEAAERAEQIIGLALLVSEQQGKGGTPTVENAVAELVCYAQMIRMSLDWSCRNFERTASGMIHPNVLGVNAGKYYYAANYHQMIQKLHDLGGGLVLTLPTEADLRNPESGKYLRKYLHTTPDVDVEERMRVYNLIRDMTADAFGGWNLVTTLQAGGGLVAQRIMMNRTYDLERARRKAKQAAGIG; encoded by the coding sequence ATGCCCCTCAAGACCCCGGCCGAGTACGTCGAGAGCCTGCGCGACGGACGCGTCCTGTACTGGGATGGCGAGCGGATCGACGACGTGGCGAAGAGCGAGCGCTTCCGCGTGCCGCTCGCGGTGGCCTCGCGCGACTACGAGTACGACGACCCGCAGCGCCGCGAGCTGATGACCTACCGCACCGAAGAGGGCGAGCTCGCACACCGCGTGTACCAGATCCCGCGCACGGAAGAGGATCTGCGCAAGCGCCTGGAGCTCGCCACCACCATGAGCATGGTCGGCGGGGTCACGGGCGTGTTCATGGCGCTGCAGGCGGTGAAGGACGAGATCGCGGCGGTGAACCCGCAGTACGCCGAGAACATCGAGAACATCTGGCGCTACGCGCGCGCGAACGACCTGCGCGCGGCCGAGGTGATCACCGACGCTAAGGGCGACCGCTCGCGCAAGGCGAACCAGCAGGACGACCCCGACCTGTACCTGCGCATCGTCGACCGGAGCGCGAAGGGCATCACCGTGCGCGGCGCGAAGCTGCACATCTCGGCGGCGGCGCTCGTGCACGAGCTCGTGGTCATGCCGACCAAGTCGATGCGCGAGGCCGAGGCCGACTACGCGGTCTCGTTCTCGTGCCCGGCGAACGCGCCGGGTGTGAAGATCATCAACCGCAGCTTTGCGCCCGCGAAGCTGAACGAGTTCGACTACCCCGCCAGCGCCCACCACAGCATGCCCGAGGGGTTCGTGATCTTCGACGACGTCTTCGTGCCCTGGGAGCGCGTCTTCCTCGCCGGCGAGCACCGCATGGCGGGCGTGTTCGCGCGCTCGCTCGGCCTCTGGGAGCGCACGCTCGGCCTGCTCGAGGCGGCCGAGCGCGCCGAGCAGATCATCGGCCTTGCCCTGCTGGTCAGCGAGCAGCAGGGCAAGGGCGGCACGCCCACCGTCGAGAACGCGGTCGCCGAGCTGGTCTGCTACGCGCAGATGATCCGCATGAGCCTCGACTGGTCGTGCCGCAACTTCGAGCGCACGGCCTCGGGCATGATCCACCCCAACGTGCTCGGCGTGAACGCGGGCAAGTACTACTACGCCGCGAACTACCACCAGATGATCCAGAAGCTGCACGACCTGGGCGGCGGACTCGTGCTCACGCTCCCGACCGAGGCGGATCTGCGCAACCCCGAATCGGGCAAGTACCTGCGCAAGTACCTGCACACCACGCCCGACGTCGACGTCGAGGAGCGCATGCGCGTCTACAACCTGATCCGCGACATGACGGCGGACGCGTTCGGCGGCTGGAACCTGGTGACGACGCTTCAGGCCGGCGGCGGCCTGGTCGCGCAGCGAATCATGATGAACCGCACCTACGACCTCGAGCGCGCGCGGCGCAAGGCGAAGCAGGCGGCGGGCATCGGCTAG
- a CDS encoding glutathione S-transferase family protein, whose protein sequence is MARVDHPKSRLVAKLSGLHLFHFEGAPCAQRVRFALAEKGLARGRDVPWSSDAPETLAARPGTWTSRPVSLIRREHLSDAYAAIHPDMVVPALVHDGVLQLESMDIVRYVDDAFAGPKLIPADPAAAAHAAELVERGKTLHVSVRYVSFRWGLGRLGKLDAGAEATLQRLERQGSPEQLVSFYARYDRDQIDEATFLAHLRALEAGYADVEKRLADGRPFLVGDAFSVADIIWSLTVLRIRECGYPFDRFPALSRWYARIERRPGFQDGVMARHRTLSRVFRAKAALENLLGLGLRAASSKP, encoded by the coding sequence ATGGCGCGAGTCGATCACCCGAAGAGCCGGCTTGTGGCGAAGCTGTCCGGCCTGCACCTGTTCCACTTCGAGGGCGCACCGTGTGCGCAACGCGTGCGCTTCGCGCTGGCCGAGAAGGGCCTGGCGCGCGGCCGCGACGTGCCGTGGAGCTCGGATGCACCGGAGACGCTCGCGGCGAGGCCGGGAACCTGGACCAGCCGGCCGGTCTCGCTGATCCGGCGTGAGCACCTCTCGGACGCGTACGCCGCGATCCACCCCGACATGGTCGTGCCGGCGTTGGTGCACGACGGCGTGCTGCAGCTCGAGTCGATGGACATCGTGCGCTACGTGGACGACGCCTTCGCGGGCCCGAAGTTGATCCCGGCCGACCCTGCAGCGGCCGCGCACGCTGCGGAGCTGGTCGAGCGCGGCAAGACGCTGCACGTGTCGGTGCGCTACGTGTCGTTCCGCTGGGGTCTCGGCCGGCTCGGCAAGCTCGACGCGGGAGCGGAGGCGACGCTGCAGCGGCTCGAGCGCCAGGGCTCGCCCGAGCAGCTGGTGAGCTTCTACGCCCGCTACGACCGCGACCAGATCGACGAGGCGACCTTCCTCGCGCACCTGCGCGCGCTCGAAGCCGGCTATGCCGACGTCGAGAAACGCCTCGCGGACGGCAGGCCCTTCCTGGTGGGCGACGCGTTCTCGGTCGCCGACATCATCTGGTCGCTCACGGTCCTGCGGATTCGCGAGTGCGGCTACCCGTTCGACCGCTTCCCGGCACTCTCGCGCTGGTACGCGCGGATCGAGCGGCGTCCCGGATTCCAAGACGGCGTGATGGCGCGACACCGTACGCTGTCACGTGTGTTCAGGGCCAAGGCCGCGCTCGAGAACCTGCTCGGCCTGGGGCTGCGCGCGGCGAGCTCGAAGCCCTGA
- a CDS encoding ion channel DMI1: MLNQLKYWVERLLLRGMRYRLLLVALVIASLSIVAGALVWLVDPSIGNPAEAIWWAFLRLTDTGYLGDDVGNLRRTVSAVLTVLGAVIFFGALIAIMVQGLNQGIARLESGTTPIVARDHIAILGWTNRTPQLISELIQSEGRVERFLQRRGARRLRIVVLAEEVTLALHHQLRERLGASFSERMITFRSGSPLKYEHLRRVDVGHAAAILIPGSDYDPAGPEGTDANTVKILLSISRHGGDDPQSLPLAVAEISDPLRASLARDAYRGPLEVIAGDAIVARIVAQCVRHPGLSDVYSQILTHSIGSEVHLRAFPQLSGRRLRGLYDAFPAAIPLGTVRTGGKHLRLNPPEDFTIASGDRVVFLATSHEGCEPNRSLPHESSPPSVAPEPRALPRMPDRRRVLVLGWSPRVSALIAEFGRYDAESFDVDVASIIETRMRDHHLSHFDVPAGRVNVKQIESDYTVPAEMRKLDPARYDSIVLVSSHWTGGEEQADARTILAYLLLQEILPENDARPAILAEIMDEENVALFPRASCETLQPTVILSHMLSQVVLRRELGAVFDELFGPGGAEIIYRSAGEYGLVGRSIRFADAQSAAARSGEIALGFHFETAATPEAGALLNPPRDAVYRLVSGDSIVVLTTYASLPCL; encoded by the coding sequence TTGCTGAATCAGCTCAAGTACTGGGTCGAGCGACTGCTGCTTCGCGGCATGCGCTACCGGCTGCTGCTGGTGGCGCTGGTGATCGCGTCGCTCTCGATCGTCGCGGGCGCCCTGGTCTGGCTGGTCGACCCATCGATCGGCAACCCGGCCGAGGCGATCTGGTGGGCGTTCCTGCGCCTCACCGATACGGGCTACCTGGGCGACGACGTGGGCAACCTACGCCGGACGGTGTCGGCGGTGCTCACGGTGCTCGGCGCCGTGATCTTCTTCGGCGCCTTGATCGCGATCATGGTCCAGGGGCTGAACCAGGGCATCGCGCGGCTGGAGTCGGGCACGACGCCGATCGTCGCGCGCGATCACATCGCGATCCTCGGCTGGACCAACCGCACTCCGCAGCTGATCTCCGAGCTGATCCAGTCCGAAGGACGGGTGGAGCGGTTCCTGCAGCGTCGCGGCGCGCGAAGGCTGCGGATCGTCGTGCTGGCGGAAGAGGTCACGCTGGCGCTGCACCACCAGCTTCGCGAGCGGCTCGGCGCCAGCTTCAGCGAGCGCATGATCACGTTCCGCTCCGGCTCGCCGCTGAAGTACGAGCACCTGCGGCGCGTCGACGTCGGGCACGCCGCGGCGATCCTGATCCCGGGCTCGGACTACGATCCGGCCGGGCCCGAGGGGACCGACGCGAACACGGTCAAGATCCTGCTCTCGATCTCGCGCCACGGTGGCGACGATCCGCAATCGCTTCCGCTCGCCGTCGCCGAGATCTCCGACCCGCTTCGCGCCTCGCTCGCGCGCGACGCGTACCGCGGCCCGCTCGAGGTGATCGCCGGCGACGCGATCGTCGCGCGCATCGTCGCGCAGTGCGTGCGCCACCCGGGGCTCTCCGACGTCTACTCGCAGATCCTCACCCACTCGATCGGGAGCGAAGTCCACCTGCGCGCGTTCCCGCAGCTTTCCGGTCGGCGCCTGCGCGGGCTGTACGACGCGTTCCCCGCGGCGATCCCACTCGGCACCGTGCGCACGGGCGGAAAGCACCTGCGCCTGAATCCGCCCGAGGACTTCACGATCGCCAGCGGAGACCGCGTCGTCTTCCTCGCGACCAGCCACGAAGGCTGCGAGCCGAACAGGTCCCTGCCGCACGAGTCTTCCCCTCCGTCCGTCGCTCCCGAACCTCGCGCACTTCCCCGCATGCCGGACCGGCGGCGCGTGCTCGTGCTCGGCTGGAGCCCGCGCGTCTCCGCCCTGATCGCGGAGTTCGGCCGCTACGACGCGGAGTCCTTCGACGTGGACGTGGCGTCGATCATCGAGACCCGCATGCGCGATCACCACCTGTCGCACTTCGACGTGCCGGCCGGCCGGGTGAACGTGAAGCAGATCGAGAGCGACTACACGGTTCCCGCGGAGATGCGCAAGCTCGACCCCGCGCGCTACGACAGCATCGTGCTGGTCTCGAGTCACTGGACCGGCGGCGAGGAGCAGGCCGACGCGCGCACGATCCTGGCGTATCTGCTGCTGCAGGAGATCCTGCCCGAGAACGACGCGCGACCCGCGATCCTGGCCGAGATCATGGACGAGGAGAACGTGGCGCTCTTCCCGCGCGCGAGCTGCGAGACACTGCAGCCGACCGTGATCCTCTCGCACATGCTCTCGCAGGTCGTGCTGCGACGGGAGCTCGGCGCGGTCTTCGACGAGCTCTTCGGCCCCGGCGGCGCAGAGATCATCTACCGCAGCGCCGGTGAGTACGGCCTCGTCGGCCGGAGCATCCGCTTCGCGGACGCGCAGAGCGCGGCAGCAAGGAGCGGCGAGATCGCGCTGGGCTTCCACTTCGAGACCGCGGCCACGCCCGAGGCCGGCGCGCTGCTGAATCCGCCGCGCGACGCGGTCTACCGGCTCGTCTCCGGCGACAGCATCGTGGTGCTGACCACCTACGCGTCGCTGCCCTGCTTGTGA
- a CDS encoding alpha/beta fold hydrolase, with amino-acid sequence MPAGAERAPAVVMAHGFAGTRDVALPYFAERFARVGIAAFVFDYRGFGASGGTPRQLVDPWRQLEDWRAALAFARTRADLDGSRVALLGSSLGAGHALITAADDGAAVAVVAQVPLVDTSVEGEATLYGVGWLLRLLFSGWAGMARAGLVRVREARHARQHLRKRRGRALGVHVRRLRSRAARGRAGRGVPGRGARRALAPHGKPAAVEGCRGTPPVATTPAESPRVGLRSGNSQRRGWRGEEDDSARESRASAGRAVDRSHHARCLRGPRGARLRRSARRRPAASGADLRRHLAQRLRSGSDRGHQRARGPSRACRLRRGGAAHSRGVASVGVRDITRGHRLRDSHGGPALPARRDPPRRGRAGDVPDRQSSEGHEELPHAARDRAGCRVGRGAFEPPARRDHARGVRRRVRGSARARRRAGPRRAASEVGDVARLRG; translated from the coding sequence ATGCCGGCGGGTGCGGAGCGCGCGCCCGCGGTGGTGATGGCGCACGGATTCGCGGGCACGCGCGACGTGGCGCTGCCGTACTTCGCCGAGCGCTTCGCGCGCGTGGGCATCGCGGCGTTCGTGTTCGACTACCGCGGCTTCGGCGCCAGCGGCGGGACGCCGCGCCAGCTCGTCGATCCCTGGCGTCAGCTCGAGGATTGGCGCGCGGCGCTCGCGTTCGCGCGCACCCGCGCCGATCTCGACGGCTCACGCGTCGCGCTCCTCGGCAGCTCGCTGGGCGCCGGTCATGCGCTGATCACCGCCGCGGACGATGGCGCGGCGGTGGCCGTCGTCGCGCAGGTGCCGCTGGTCGACACGAGCGTCGAGGGCGAAGCGACGCTCTACGGTGTCGGCTGGCTCTTGCGCCTCTTGTTCAGCGGCTGGGCCGGAATGGCGCGCGCGGGCCTGGTCCGCGTTCGAGAAGCTCGTCACGCCCGACAGCACCTACGGAAACGCCGTGGTCGCGCACTCGGTGTTCACGTTCGACGACTACGATCCCGCGCCGCGCGCGGCCGCGCTGGCCGCGGAGTTCCTGGCCGCGGAGCTCGCCGCGCGCTAGCGCCGCATGGGAAACCCGCAGCCGTCGAGGGATGCCGAGGAACCCCTCCTGTCGCGACTACCCCGGCAGAGTCTCCCCGAGTTGGCCTACGCTCCGGGAATTCGCAGCGGCGGGGTTGGCGCGGGGAGGAAGACGACAGTGCGAGAGAGTCTCGAGCTAGCGCAGGCCGAGCAGTCGATCGTTCGCATCACGCGCGGTGCCTTCGAGGCCCACGGGGAGCTCGGCTACGTCGAAGCGCTCGGCGAAGACCTGCTGCTTCTGGCGCTGATCTCCGACGACATCTGGCTCAACGGCTTCGCTCTGGTTCGGATCGCGGACATCAGCGAGCTCGAGGCCCCTCACGAGCATGCCGACTTCGTCGAGGAGGCGCTGCGCATTCGCGAGGAGTCGCCTCCGTCGGCGTCCGCGATATCACTCGAGGACATCGGCTCCGCGATTCGCACGGCGGGCCGGCTCTTCCCGCTCGTCGTGATCCACCGCGAAGAGGTCGAGCCGGAGACGTGCCGGATCGGCAGAGTTCAGAAGGTCACGAAGAACTCCCTCACGCTGCTCGAGATCGGGCCGGATGCCGAGTGGGAAGAGGAGCCTTCGAGCCTCCCGCTCGAAGAGATCACGCGCGTGGAGTTCGGCGGCGGGTACGAGGAAGCGCTCGCGCTCGTAGGCGGGCAGGGCCCCGACGTGCCGCATCTGAAGTCGGTGACGTAGCCCGCCTGCGGGGTTGA
- a CDS encoding MAPEG family protein: protein MIAPVLALVAWTFVMWFWMYATRIPAMQRAKIDVGELSRTGAKLELPPEVARVADNYNHLHEQPTIFYALALAAQLGGANDVLNVGLAWAYVAARVAHSLIQATGNVIPIRFSVFALASLVLLALLVRTALQLA from the coding sequence ATGATCGCACCGGTCCTGGCCCTGGTGGCGTGGACGTTCGTGATGTGGTTCTGGATGTACGCGACGCGGATTCCCGCCATGCAGAGGGCGAAGATCGACGTCGGCGAGCTCTCGCGCACCGGCGCGAAACTCGAGCTGCCGCCCGAGGTCGCGCGCGTCGCCGACAACTACAACCACCTGCACGAGCAGCCCACGATCTTCTACGCGCTCGCCCTCGCCGCGCAGCTCGGCGGCGCGAACGACGTGCTGAACGTCGGCCTCGCCTGGGCCTACGTCGCCGCGCGCGTCGCGCACTCGCTGATTCAGGCCACGGGAAACGTGATCCCGATCCGCTTCTCGGTGTTCGCGCTCGCCTCGCTCGTTCTGCTCGCGCTTCTGGTGCGAACCGCGCTCCAGCTCGCCTGA